aatttatttgtttttgaataaatatattataaatatattttaaggaAAAAAACCGTTTCATCGTTGAAGTGTTTTCTCCGTTCTCCAGTATGGAACGATATGCTCGACAACAATATCTAATTTACACATTTTCGTTTTAGCATTTTTTATCAGAAGTTAAATACCATCCTTCATTTTTCTGGAACACATtgtgatataataaaataataaacactttacttaaattattagtttaattttttaaaataacacaTCATTATTATAATTGCCCAGTTATAGAGAGATGCTTCAGacctgtaaattaaaaaaaaaatatgcattaaaGTTAAATGCTTATATACAGTTATAGATTACATAATGTTTTTTATATTCCTGTGTGTTGAAGTTCTAGACTTGTATAAGTAAATTTTACCCTTGTGATGGTAATTTTCCGAGGTAATTTTCATTTGTGTGGGGTTTTTTTTCGttttggttttttgtttgttaatgaTTCACAAAATCAGTCAAGACTATAACTTTTTAGCTAGTATAGCATGATACTTTCTCGTTATGAATTAATACTTTGTTTAAGAAAATAGTGTAACTAACCTGCTACGGCAGATTGGAATCCGGCGTTGTAATCCACAGCCACCTCGTTCTGTTGGTAATCCTGTCTGTTGTCTTGGTAACTCCCCTCCTTGCTGGGTCCACCCACTAGTCCTCCATATAACGTGTGTGGGTTAGGTCCAGGCCTTGATAGTGCCTCTTGGGAGCAGGGAGCCGGCATCATCGGGCAGGAACTAAAACAGCATAAAtagtttttaaatatattaattaaagaccATTGACGCAATAACAAACACTAGTCCCAAAAAGTACAGGTgaataaaaaaactttatttcttattattCTTAATCGGCTATGGAATATACATTACTCCTTTAAGCCTTATTCGCTGTATTGAAAGAAGCAACATATTGATGATTTGAAGTTTGCTTCTTTCTCTGGCCTTGACCTCCGAACTTTcactgaccttgacctatgaTGAGGGTGACTAGGGGGATTGACACCGAATCCTACCACAAAACTCCTTCCGGAGTCACCAAGTGCCACATGAATCTGAGACTTCGCCCACGAGCGGTAGGCATCAGTATGTAATCCGTATTCAGCGGCTACCAATGCAATGAATGCCATGTTTGctgtaaaacaaaccaaaaatcTCTTTTCATACTGCTTCCATCTATACATGTACGTAGCTCTTTACATCTGCATTTCCAGACTATCACAATATTGATGACTGTTATTTAGTTTTGCTCACCCAGTAACGTCCACTTCAAAATCCCTACGTCTTTGGTGGACAAATAGggcatacatgttttatattaaatcaaaattgcacgtttgtaaaaggcgactaaatttgggatcttaTCTACAATTTACCTCACAATGTTTGCAATCTGATTGATGTATGTCCCTTTCCAGTTTTTTTACTATTGCCTTCATGAACACAGAGCTATTTGTTGACGTATTAGTTTTTGTATGATAGGAATTATTAAAATGCTTCTATGCTTCTGAGTCCTTTTCTATTCCAACACATACCAGAGTGTCTAAGGGAGCCCCAGGCGTTTCGTAAGACCAGACCATTACTAAGGTAGGGAATGGTACCACCAGGCATCCAATCCCGGAACGTGCCGGTGATATCGGTGGCGTATTTAGCCTCTCCTGTTATATTGTGGAGAAGAACCTGCGAAAGAATATCTTCATGCACAATATTGTCGTTAACTTATGACCAAAACATATTAAGTACTTTAAGTTTTGTGTGTGGTCAGCTGGTCACCCTTTACAAATAACGATGTAAGGAAGCTTCACAAAGCACAATCACAGAGGTCCttcattaaacacaaattatcaaaaactatcaaaataatgtaatgATGTGAATTTCGATCATGACAAATGCCAACACTGCGtttgagtatttttttttttttttttttttttttttggaaaaaatacaatttgacTAATTTACATTCTTGTTATGCTCATATGtcttaatataatttaatatgtacatttttattactttaaattcCCTCTTGTATGTCATATATCTGTATTATATTGCATATGCTAAAAACTATCGCCATGACCAATAATTGTCATGATATGCATACACACGCCTTCACACTTACAGGTAAGAAAACGATCACCAATAAGCTTACCTTACATCCTATGTCTTTGTTTCCCCAGGACTGACCCCAGCTATTTCCCGGGTGGTGGTAATTCTTTGAATTGGTCAGGTATTTTTCCTCTCCTGTAGCTTTATAAAGCCATGCCCCTCCCCAGCACATCTCGTCATCATAGTCAGACgaacttcaaatgaaatatattatcatACCTCGTACTATTTGTAAAATCATAAATACTCACATTGCGGCTTTTTTGGTTTTCTAAGCGTCTTTCATCGGCTTAAATAAACTGATACTAAATTGCCGTTTCGTCATGTAGTAGAAATGCAAACTTAAACTCAGTGAATAAGGACAACCGTTAATGATCAGCATCATTCTGGAAATACTGTAAAATTTGGAACAGAATAGGACAAAGCGTTGCAGAAATGCGAGCTCCTCGACAACGTCTGCTATCTGAATTTTAGGTGATATAAGTGAAAATACGGAATGAGAAATAACAATGAGATGTTTTGTCTGTGAATGTATGCTTTGTTGTGGATTACAGCTGTGATATTGTGCTATCAGTCTTAGTTTGGTAAACTTACCCGTAGAACTGAGCTGCCGACTTTGGTAGACTACTAGTATAAGTGCCATTATATTCTAAAGCGAAGGCGTACACCTCCTTGGCGTGTCTCAATAACTCAGCAGCGAATGCGGGATCTGAAGTATAATAGATTTTCGATATCTTCGGTGACATATTTTAGCACACAGGAAAGGCCGTTCTTAATTGATCCTGACTGtcaaccaaaccaaaccagtgtTACTATGGTTTCCTATCATTATGAGATTCTTGACATACTTTAATCCAGCCTTCTAACCATCAACTGATACATCTTAAACTTTAAGTTAATATTCATTTAACTTTGGTGATCTATCTTCACCTTTCTCCTTAAATGCGATATATCCCGCCGCCATGGCTGCGGCGTACTCAGCAGCTACGTCACTTCCG
The nucleotide sequence above comes from Argopecten irradians isolate NY chromosome 1, Ai_NY, whole genome shotgun sequence. Encoded proteins:
- the LOC138320883 gene encoding endoglucanase E-4-like, which produces MAAFVVAVLVCLLPCLQASLPVMETVNLTQINDWGNKFEGMLLFPMKENVYGWEVTIQFNYPVVLQHNQAVTTIYHVSSDKKTYVLLNKLSDGGIQVNDTRSLTIIGQYSRMTSDPPIAATATFVNLVHDGQVAPSIPPAVATEKYNYAEVLEKSILFYEAQRSGKLPPTNRIPWRGDSALTDHGQNGEDLSGGWYDAGDHLKFGYPQAGTVSMLAWGLIEFKDAYEATGQLDNMYDCIRWPLEWLMKTHTARNEIYVQIGDGDLDHHFWGRAEDMNMARPSYKITADNPGSDVAAEYAAAMAAGYIAFKEKDPAFAAELLRHAKEVYAFALEYNGTYTSSLPKSAAQFYGSSDYDDEMCWGGAWLYKATGEEKYLTNSKNYHHPGNSWGQSWGNKDIGCKVLLHNITGEAKYATDITGTFRDWMPGGTIPYLSNGLVLRNAWGSLRHSANMAFIALVAAEYGLHTDAYRSWAKSQIHVALGDSGRSFVVGFGVNPPSHPHHRSSSCPMMPAPCSQEALSRPGPNPHTLYGGLVGGPSKEGSYQDNRQDYQQNEVAVDYNAGFQSAVAGLKHLSITGQL